In one Spirosoma rigui genomic region, the following are encoded:
- a CDS encoding DUF3179 domain-containing (seleno)protein: MIASIWRPVCLLLLLIFLEIARVYFIMPFPGSQLDDAANLDRVQIAYGLHKHVPWLRLVIVMALIATSVQALANPILRWHRWAILGGMVLYACVVYIVNWEMMADRMFLPPKNKRMVALPDNKIPMNKLVLGVAEKGDARAYPLQLIGYHHQVRDTVGGKPILITYCTVCRTGRVFDPVVAGRVETFRLVGMDHFNAMFEDERTHSWWRQATGEAILGPQKGRILTELPARQMTLAEWTREHPTTLVMQPDPAFRSETDSLATYDHGLRRGKLTGRDLASWHDKSWVVGVLAGAAARAFDWNELVRKRVINDSVGRQPVAVLIAPDNMSFSVCDRRLNERTLTFVPISGGRFTERETGSVWDWRGRVVAGPMAGQQLVPMRGYQEFWHSWRSFHPKTGRGH, translated from the coding sequence ATGATCGCTAGTATTTGGCGGCCTGTTTGCCTCCTGTTGCTGCTAATCTTTCTGGAGATTGCCCGCGTCTATTTCATTATGCCCTTTCCGGGCAGCCAGCTTGACGACGCTGCGAATCTGGATCGGGTACAGATCGCGTATGGTTTACACAAGCATGTACCCTGGCTGCGGCTTGTGATTGTTATGGCGCTCATTGCCACGTCGGTGCAGGCGCTGGCCAATCCCATCCTGCGCTGGCACCGCTGGGCCATTTTGGGCGGCATGGTGCTCTACGCATGCGTGGTGTACATCGTTAATTGGGAAATGATGGCCGACCGGATGTTTCTGCCGCCAAAAAACAAGCGGATGGTCGCGCTGCCTGATAACAAAATTCCAATGAATAAGCTCGTGCTGGGCGTTGCCGAAAAGGGCGACGCCCGCGCGTATCCTCTACAGCTGATCGGGTATCACCACCAGGTTCGGGACACGGTTGGCGGCAAGCCCATCCTGATTACCTACTGCACCGTTTGCCGTACCGGCCGGGTGTTCGACCCCGTTGTGGCGGGTCGGGTTGAGACGTTCCGGCTGGTAGGCATGGATCATTTCAACGCCATGTTCGAGGATGAACGTACGCATTCGTGGTGGCGTCAGGCGACCGGTGAAGCAATTTTAGGCCCGCAGAAAGGGCGCATACTAACCGAACTGCCGGCCCGGCAAATGACCCTGGCGGAGTGGACTCGTGAACATCCCACTACGCTGGTGATGCAGCCCGACCCGGCTTTCCGGTCGGAAACCGACAGCCTGGCTACCTACGACCACGGCCTCAGGCGCGGCAAACTCACCGGTCGCGATCTGGCGTCGTGGCACGACAAATCTTGGGTTGTGGGGGTGCTGGCCGGCGCGGCAGCCCGCGCGTTCGACTGGAACGAACTCGTCAGAAAGCGGGTCATCAACGATTCGGTAGGCAGGCAGCCCGTGGCGGTTCTGATTGCGCCCGACAACATGAGCTTTAGCGTGTGTGACCGACGCCTGAACGAACGAACGCTCACCTTCGTACCGATTTCCGGCGGCCGGTTCACTGAGCGGGAGACGGGGTCGGTATGGGACTGGCGGGGACGCGTTGTGGCGGGTCCGATGGCGGGACAGCAACTGGTCCCGATGCGTGGTTATCAGGAATTTTGGCATTCGTGGCGGTCCTTTCACCCTAAAACTGGACGAGGCCACTAA
- a CDS encoding phosphatase PAP2 family protein, with translation MLLWLGGCEEPVIDEGIQPLTEPATVDATGGTWRTIVLQSAAEITVPEPAAITSDSYQKELSEIKNGLLGVNPEQNTAVNYWATGGVHRWNQLARLLISKYNVDPLYSNPASPVTTDGAFTSPPYAARLYALLSVAQYDALVVTWKAKYQYNRPSMSRQGINPRVPALDVPSYPSEDAAIAEASAQILTYFFPSEAEFIKTKATEHKQSRIWAGANVTSDVKAGEQLAAAVAAKVIARARADRFSLAADAGNTWQTAIAKAPYDVKWTSLEIPARSPMLPLGGKVKTWFDSTAVFRAASATPPATTSDAFKTALTEVRTIADSRTREQWRIADYWSDGVGTYTPAGHWNLIAEELIRQDRQNELRAARTYALMNRAMQDGITAAWYTKYTFFVPRPSQLDRAIKTASPIPNFPAYLSSHAAFASSAATVLGYIFPDNATSLSAQADEAAMSRLYGGVNYRFSNEEGARFGTAIGKMAVDWATADGAK, from the coding sequence ATGCTACTGTGGCTGGGAGGCTGCGAGGAGCCAGTCATTGACGAAGGTATTCAACCCCTCACCGAACCTGCTACGGTCGATGCGACCGGTGGTACCTGGCGCACGATTGTCCTGCAGTCGGCAGCCGAGATTACCGTACCGGAGCCCGCTGCGATCACATCTGACTCCTATCAGAAAGAACTCAGCGAGATAAAGAATGGCCTGCTGGGCGTGAATCCGGAGCAGAACACGGCCGTCAATTACTGGGCTACGGGGGGCGTTCACCGCTGGAACCAGCTTGCCCGGCTGCTGATCTCGAAGTACAATGTAGATCCCTTGTATAGCAACCCGGCCTCCCCCGTCACGACCGATGGTGCGTTTACCAGCCCACCCTATGCTGCCCGGCTCTACGCGCTGTTGAGCGTGGCCCAGTACGATGCGCTGGTGGTAACCTGGAAAGCCAAGTACCAGTACAACCGGCCGTCGATGAGCCGCCAGGGTATCAACCCGCGGGTGCCGGCGCTCGATGTACCGTCGTACCCATCCGAGGATGCTGCCATTGCTGAAGCATCGGCGCAGATACTGACGTATTTCTTTCCCAGCGAAGCTGAATTTATCAAAACGAAAGCCACCGAACACAAGCAGAGCCGTATCTGGGCGGGTGCCAATGTAACCAGCGACGTAAAAGCGGGTGAGCAACTGGCGGCTGCGGTTGCGGCAAAGGTCATTGCCCGCGCCCGCGCCGATCGGTTCAGTCTGGCGGCTGATGCCGGCAATACCTGGCAAACAGCCATCGCCAAAGCCCCTTACGACGTGAAATGGACCAGTCTGGAGATTCCGGCGCGGTCGCCCATGCTGCCCCTGGGTGGTAAGGTGAAAACGTGGTTCGACTCGACGGCGGTGTTCCGGGCGGCTTCCGCTACGCCACCCGCCACCACGTCCGATGCGTTCAAAACCGCTCTGACCGAAGTCCGCACCATAGCCGACAGCCGAACCCGCGAGCAGTGGCGCATTGCCGACTACTGGTCCGATGGGGTAGGGACCTACACCCCCGCCGGTCACTGGAACCTGATTGCCGAGGAGTTGATCCGGCAGGATCGCCAAAACGAACTGCGGGCCGCCCGGACCTATGCGCTCATGAACCGGGCCATGCAGGATGGCATAACTGCCGCCTGGTATACCAAGTATACCTTTTTTGTGCCGCGCCCGTCGCAACTGGACCGGGCGATCAAGACGGCCAGTCCTATTCCTAATTTCCCCGCTTACCTTTCCAGCCACGCTGCGTTTGCGTCGTCGGCGGCTACGGTACTGGGCTACATCTTCCCGGACAACGCCACCAGTTTGAGCGCTCAGGCCGACGAAGCCGCTATGTCCCGCCTGTACGGGGGCGTCAATTACCGGTTCAGCAACGAGGAAGGAGCCCGGTTTGGCACCGCTATTGGTAAAATGGCGGTAGACTGGGCTACTGCAGATGGGGCGAAGTAG
- a CDS encoding lanthionine synthetase LanC family protein: METLTPPTLFTIASDADTFIDTAAHIGRLLCRDAIWQGERCNFLSSTNDPAFEYPRPYFKSLEADFYSGSAGVGFFLAALYHATGDRLVRKTALGTLRNTLATAHAIQPTTQLGFFSGLTGIAFTAIQAGYWLNDDNLGQQGQHLLHELTNLNLQQTGIDVIDGAAGAIPALIQLERTYPSSALRTFIGQLADELMSRAESSAEGYSWNTLPGSGFRNLTGWAHGVAGIANALLEAFTLTGNVAYRNAAFEGLRYENAFFDQQQQNWPDFRMQEQPQAGTQATEPPERVCSCAWCHGAPGIALSRLRGYELTQHPALRAEAETAVRTTAQQLNWEQQQNFSLCHGLAGNADVLLEAADIVQAPAWRQQAEAIGQLGQERFRKTGLWTSGLYNDYQIPDFMLGMAGTGYFYLRLANPALYRSVLLLR; this comes from the coding sequence ATGGAAACCCTTACGCCACCCACTCTCTTCACCATTGCATCGGACGCCGATACGTTCATTGACACCGCAGCACACATTGGCCGGCTACTGTGCCGCGATGCCATCTGGCAGGGAGAGCGCTGCAATTTCCTGTCGTCGACCAACGACCCGGCGTTCGAATACCCGCGCCCGTATTTTAAATCGCTGGAAGCTGACTTCTACAGCGGATCGGCCGGCGTTGGTTTTTTCCTGGCTGCGCTATACCACGCTACCGGCGATCGGCTGGTTCGAAAAACGGCCCTCGGAACGCTACGTAACACCCTGGCTACAGCACATGCCATTCAGCCAACGACACAACTGGGATTTTTTTCGGGCCTAACGGGTATTGCCTTTACCGCAATTCAGGCCGGTTACTGGCTCAACGACGACAATCTGGGTCAGCAGGGCCAGCACCTGCTGCACGAGCTCACGAATCTGAACCTCCAGCAAACAGGTATCGATGTCATCGACGGGGCCGCCGGGGCTATCCCCGCCCTCATCCAACTGGAACGGACATACCCATCATCGGCACTTCGTACGTTTATCGGCCAACTGGCCGACGAGTTAATGAGCCGGGCCGAATCGTCGGCAGAGGGCTACTCGTGGAATACCTTACCCGGTTCGGGCTTCCGTAACCTGACAGGCTGGGCACATGGGGTGGCGGGTATTGCCAATGCCCTGCTTGAAGCGTTTACCCTCACGGGCAACGTAGCGTACCGGAATGCAGCCTTCGAGGGCCTCCGGTATGAGAATGCTTTTTTCGATCAGCAGCAGCAGAACTGGCCCGATTTCCGAATGCAGGAGCAGCCCCAAGCGGGCACCCAGGCAACGGAACCACCTGAGCGGGTTTGCTCCTGCGCCTGGTGTCATGGTGCGCCGGGCATTGCCTTGTCGCGGTTGCGCGGGTATGAACTGACGCAGCATCCCGCCCTGCGGGCCGAAGCCGAAACGGCGGTCCGAACGACCGCCCAGCAGCTAAACTGGGAACAGCAGCAGAATTTTTCGCTCTGCCACGGGCTGGCGGGCAATGCCGATGTCCTTCTGGAAGCCGCCGATATCGTACAGGCCCCTGCCTGGCGGCAGCAGGCCGAAGCGATTGGACAGCTTGGACAGGAACGCTTCCGGAAAACAGGACTCTGGACCAGTGGCCTTTACAACGACTACCAGATTCCTGATTTTATGCTCGGCATGGCCGGAACGGGTTATTTCTACCTGAGGCTGGCCAATCCAGCCCTGTACCGCTCCGTTCTGCTGTTACGGTAA
- a CDS encoding T3SS effector HopA1 family protein, which translates to MQTRYENQIATILAGLHIDPVQQRISVTADGSETVYQPQTLRTTLTQLIYQHFYCAGESSSLADDAKANPAQDSFVDNLSRHNHTAERFDSPWRVTAVDMAGGVYATKGNARRVLYSGEFVYDQPKRGPAQPGDVLRLLMHPEHRDAQSGFYYAFGQTPGDDSVTMQTRLYFHTSPTGSAPLIDWITKTLNDYTVPFQFKCLNQPDLYGRADSAVLYLQKPYVALVLDLLTHAIPVLEPHLLPTVPLFTRPVAPGVAFAESPPNPAESFGTSRCGLIAQGIGTAIEHQQPPHFYSDAVRAVFDEVGLSLDHPYLNPHAGYPYPFSATSFN; encoded by the coding sequence ATGCAAACCCGCTACGAAAACCAGATCGCCACAATCCTCGCCGGCCTGCATATTGACCCTGTGCAGCAGCGGATTTCGGTCACCGCCGACGGCTCCGAAACTGTATACCAGCCCCAAACGCTGCGGACGACCCTAACCCAGCTGATCTACCAGCATTTTTACTGTGCCGGCGAATCATCGTCGCTGGCAGACGACGCGAAAGCCAATCCGGCACAGGATTCGTTCGTGGACAATTTGAGCCGCCACAACCACACCGCCGAACGGTTCGACAGCCCCTGGCGGGTCACCGCCGTCGACATGGCCGGCGGTGTATATGCTACAAAAGGCAATGCCCGGCGTGTGCTGTACTCCGGTGAGTTCGTCTATGACCAGCCCAAACGCGGGCCTGCCCAGCCCGGCGACGTGCTGCGCCTGCTGATGCATCCCGAACACCGCGACGCACAAAGTGGCTTTTACTACGCCTTTGGCCAGACGCCCGGCGACGATTCAGTGACGATGCAGACCCGGCTGTATTTCCACACCTCGCCTACGGGCAGCGCCCCCCTGATCGACTGGATCACCAAAACGCTCAACGACTATACCGTTCCGTTTCAGTTCAAATGCCTTAACCAGCCCGACCTCTACGGCCGTGCTGACTCGGCGGTGCTTTACCTGCAAAAACCGTACGTAGCGCTCGTGCTGGACCTGCTGACCCATGCCATCCCCGTATTAGAACCGCATCTGTTACCAACGGTGCCACTGTTCACCCGCCCCGTAGCACCGGGGGTTGCGTTTGCCGAAAGCCCGCCCAACCCCGCCGAGAGCTTCGGTACCAGCCGCTGCGGCCTCATTGCGCAGGGCATCGGAACGGCAATTGAGCATCAGCAACCGCCCCACTTCTACAGCGATGCCGTTCGGGCGGTGTTTGACGAAGTCGGACTTTCACTCGACCACCCGTACCTGAATCCGCACGCCGGCTACCCCTACCCTTTTTCCGCTACGTCCTTCAACTGA
- a CDS encoding phosphotransferase family protein, with translation MLLTGFNIAHYLLDKGYLAIDTLLDGRFTVHQTSSRNTSYLVNRASADPLFVKQVQTLDQEKIETLRTEATCYWLANNETDYAQLTSFLPGYVAFDPQQHILITKAIDGAINLNDFYERHNAFPLALATRQAELLSTFHKTISQAVQDKPSLRLFRKQQPVVFLWSASGFPNYGGQRSEAERQMVQLITQNGDYLQKLESVRSQWQTTSLIHGDIKPANFLLNADALQSSHYDLRLIDWETADIGDPCWDVAAVFQSYLFYWIMYEPLAGQSAPKSYGFPLDLMQPSMCQFWESYVGLMEWNPDEARKNLLRTVGYCALKLIHTCYESIQQAPSMNTHTARLLQLSLNMLRTPEEAIRSVLHIPS, from the coding sequence ATGCTCCTCACCGGTTTCAACATCGCCCACTACCTGCTGGATAAAGGATACCTCGCGATCGATACGCTGCTCGATGGCCGGTTTACCGTTCATCAGACATCCAGCCGCAACACCAGTTACCTCGTTAACCGCGCCAGTGCCGATCCCCTATTTGTGAAACAGGTACAGACGCTGGATCAGGAAAAGATTGAGACGCTGCGTACGGAAGCCACCTGTTACTGGCTTGCCAACAACGAAACCGACTACGCGCAGTTAACATCCTTTTTGCCCGGTTACGTTGCCTTCGACCCGCAGCAGCATATCCTGATCACCAAAGCCATTGACGGAGCCATCAACCTGAACGACTTTTACGAGCGGCACAACGCCTTTCCGCTGGCCCTGGCCACCCGGCAGGCCGAGCTGCTGAGTACCTTCCACAAGACCATTTCACAAGCCGTACAGGATAAACCCAGTCTGCGGCTTTTTCGAAAACAACAACCTGTTGTATTTCTGTGGAGTGCGTCCGGGTTTCCTAACTATGGGGGACAACGGAGTGAAGCGGAGCGGCAGATGGTGCAGTTAATTACGCAGAACGGCGACTACCTGCAGAAGCTGGAAAGCGTCCGGAGCCAGTGGCAGACCACCAGCCTTATCCACGGTGATATCAAACCCGCAAACTTCCTGCTCAACGCCGATGCGCTGCAGTCCAGTCACTACGACCTGCGGCTCATCGACTGGGAAACCGCCGACATCGGCGACCCCTGTTGGGACGTAGCAGCGGTATTCCAGAGTTACTTGTTTTACTGGATTATGTACGAGCCTCTGGCCGGGCAGTCAGCACCGAAGTCGTATGGCTTTCCTCTCGATCTGATGCAGCCTTCCATGTGTCAGTTTTGGGAAAGCTACGTTGGGCTAATGGAGTGGAACCCCGATGAAGCCCGCAAAAACCTGCTCAGAACGGTGGGCTACTGTGCGCTGAAACTCATCCATACTTGCTACGAAAGTATTCAGCAGGCACCGTCTATGAACACCCACACGGCCCGCCTGCTGCAGCTGAGTTTAAACATGCTGCGTACGCCCGAAGAAGCCATCCGATCGGTACTCCATATTCCTTCCTAA
- a CDS encoding S8 family peptidase produces MSQEKKRYVVTYTDDQSGKEALTETLHISAADIEDGLEVMSSDRSINDADVLHFDNLNTSVVSLTDKQKAEMAKKPGVVEIVEDFEMHALELYTSNGDETALFDTSPYTTDQNGPGTIDQQMYMRGYNDGYQAMQSRIRELIQTGEPGAGQEADAQQPPLLQPSPILPRPFPPILLPTQPIPWNINAVKAPGAWKRGIRGDGVKVAILDTGIGPHADLIVSGGASFISGVASFNDDNGHGTHCAGIAGARNNFFGVVGVAPRCQLYAVKVLSSTGSGPFSGIVAGLGWALANKMDVVSMSLGAVMPCQNAPAALVNAINQLMAAGCIVVAAAGNSNGDATPANRFVNVPGSIKGVIAVGATDQNNQIGSFSSRGGACNQVTVSAPGVSINSTFPTPANSYRPLSGTSMACPHVAGAAALLKQRFPGISPATARFRLTSTATDLGFPGNDPTFGAGLINCDLATL; encoded by the coding sequence ATGAGTCAGGAAAAAAAACGGTATGTCGTCACCTATACCGACGACCAGTCAGGCAAGGAAGCACTCACCGAAACGCTTCATATTTCGGCGGCTGACATTGAAGACGGCCTGGAAGTGATGTCCAGCGACCGGTCGATCAACGACGCGGATGTGCTGCACTTCGACAACCTCAATACCTCGGTCGTGTCGCTCACCGACAAGCAGAAAGCCGAGATGGCCAAGAAGCCCGGCGTCGTCGAAATTGTGGAAGATTTTGAGATGCACGCCCTGGAGCTATACACCTCCAACGGCGACGAAACCGCCCTGTTCGACACTAGTCCCTACACCACCGATCAAAACGGACCCGGCACGATCGATCAGCAAATGTACATGCGCGGCTATAACGACGGGTACCAGGCTATGCAGTCCCGCATACGCGAGCTGATCCAGACCGGCGAACCGGGTGCCGGCCAGGAAGCCGACGCGCAGCAGCCACCCCTGCTACAGCCTTCTCCCATCCTGCCCCGCCCGTTCCCGCCTATCCTGCTGCCCACACAACCGATCCCCTGGAACATCAACGCCGTGAAAGCACCGGGTGCCTGGAAACGTGGTATCCGGGGCGACGGGGTGAAAGTAGCCATCCTCGATACGGGTATCGGTCCCCATGCCGATCTGATCGTGTCGGGTGGCGCATCCTTTATCTCGGGCGTCGCCAGTTTCAACGACGACAACGGTCACGGAACACACTGCGCCGGTATCGCGGGTGCGCGCAACAACTTCTTTGGGGTGGTAGGCGTTGCGCCACGCTGCCAGTTGTATGCCGTGAAAGTATTGAGTTCAACGGGTAGCGGACCTTTCAGCGGCATTGTGGCCGGTCTGGGCTGGGCGCTGGCCAACAAGATGGATGTCGTTTCCATGAGTCTGGGCGCTGTCATGCCTTGCCAGAATGCCCCAGCGGCCCTTGTCAATGCCATCAACCAGCTGATGGCTGCGGGCTGCATCGTTGTAGCCGCAGCAGGAAACTCCAACGGTGATGCTACCCCCGCCAATCGGTTCGTTAACGTACCGGGCAGTATCAAAGGGGTTATTGCCGTTGGGGCTACCGACCAGAACAACCAGATTGGCAGCTTCTCCTCGCGGGGCGGGGCCTGCAATCAGGTGACCGTATCGGCCCCGGGGGTGTCGATCAACTCAACGTTCCCCACGCCGGCCAACTCCTACCGGCCGCTTTCGGGCACGAGTATGGCCTGTCCGCACGTAGCGGGGGCGGCTGCGCTGCTCAAGCAGCGATTCCCCGGCATTTCGCCCGCTACGGCCCGGTTCCGGCTGACCTCGACGGCCACCGACCTGGGCTTCCCCGGCAACGACCCAACGTTCGGTGCCGGGCTGATCAACTGCGATCTGGCTACGTTGTAA
- a CDS encoding alpha-1,4-glucan--maltose-1-phosphate maltosyltransferase: protein MSNGQRRVVIENVSPELDGGRFPIKAVPGDVIAVEADIFADGHDYLSARLLYKQAGDPAWIEANMALLGNDRWGASFVVERQGQCLYTIEGWVDHLASWQHEIHLKVADGQHIASELQAGAQYVDGMLHRAGGSPSGKPKKGADETPDVTALREMAALFRDPARYDEAVSVAESDQFTFYAHRYPERQHPTRYGRELVVDIDRPRAGFSTWYCLFPRSAAREEGTHGTFRNVEALLPRIAGMGFDVLYLPPIHPIGLAHRKGKNNSVICQAGEPGVPYGIGSAEGGHDAIHPELGTVEDFKHLIAIAANYGMEVAMDLAIQCSPDHPWAKEHPEWFKKRPDGSIQYAENPPKKYQDIYPVYFETDDWQNLWNELKRVLLVWASWGVRIVRVDNPHTKPFAFWEWVIAEVKKEFPDMLFLAEAFTKPKVMQQLAKGGFAQSYTYFTWRNTKAELEEYMTELTRSEMRHYFRPNFWPTTHDINPPSLQTGHEPQYLIRYFLAATLSSNYGIYGPSFELMEHTPFPGKEEFLNSEKYEIRYWNWEKTNKLTYLISLVNRIRKENAALQTTNNLTFCSVNDDAIMAYLKVSGANKLVVVVNTDAYQRRAAMVQVPIWQLGISPDQSYTVHDLLTGAYYTWKGEYNYVELDPYVLPMHLLRIEL from the coding sequence ATGAGCAACGGTCAGCGCCGTGTCGTTATCGAAAATGTGTCGCCCGAGCTGGATGGTGGCCGTTTTCCCATCAAAGCCGTACCGGGGGATGTGATCGCCGTGGAGGCCGATATTTTTGCCGATGGCCACGATTACCTGTCGGCCCGGCTACTTTACAAACAGGCTGGTGATCCGGCCTGGATCGAAGCAAACATGGCCCTGCTCGGCAACGACCGCTGGGGTGCCTCATTTGTCGTTGAACGGCAGGGACAATGCCTGTATACGATTGAAGGCTGGGTCGATCACCTCGCGTCCTGGCAACACGAAATCCACCTGAAAGTAGCCGACGGGCAGCATATAGCCAGCGAACTCCAGGCGGGAGCCCAGTATGTAGACGGGATGCTGCACCGGGCCGGGGGCAGCCCCTCGGGCAAGCCCAAGAAAGGGGCTGACGAAACTCCTGACGTAACCGCCCTGCGTGAGATGGCCGCCCTGTTCCGCGACCCGGCGCGTTACGACGAAGCCGTATCGGTAGCAGAAAGCGACCAGTTTACGTTTTATGCCCATCGCTACCCCGAGCGCCAGCACCCCACGCGCTACGGCCGGGAACTGGTCGTCGATATTGACCGGCCCCGGGCGGGTTTCAGCACCTGGTACTGCCTGTTTCCCCGCTCGGCCGCGCGCGAGGAAGGGACGCATGGTACGTTCCGGAACGTAGAAGCGCTGCTGCCGCGCATTGCTGGTATGGGCTTCGACGTGCTGTACCTGCCGCCTATTCATCCTATTGGCCTGGCGCACCGGAAAGGCAAGAATAACTCCGTGATCTGCCAGGCGGGCGAACCGGGCGTTCCGTATGGTATCGGTTCGGCCGAGGGGGGGCATGACGCCATCCACCCTGAACTGGGCACCGTTGAGGACTTCAAACACCTGATTGCCATTGCTGCCAACTATGGTATGGAAGTGGCTATGGACCTGGCGATCCAGTGTTCGCCCGACCACCCCTGGGCGAAAGAGCACCCCGAGTGGTTCAAGAAGCGCCCTGACGGCAGTATTCAGTATGCCGAGAACCCGCCCAAAAAATACCAGGATATCTATCCTGTCTACTTCGAAACCGACGACTGGCAGAATCTGTGGAACGAGCTGAAGCGGGTGCTGCTGGTATGGGCATCGTGGGGCGTCCGGATCGTGCGGGTCGATAATCCGCACACCAAACCGTTCGCGTTCTGGGAGTGGGTGATTGCCGAAGTGAAGAAAGAGTTTCCCGATATGCTGTTCCTGGCCGAAGCTTTTACCAAGCCCAAGGTCATGCAACAGCTGGCCAAAGGAGGCTTTGCCCAGTCGTATACCTACTTTACCTGGCGCAATACCAAAGCCGAGCTGGAAGAGTACATGACGGAACTGACACGGAGCGAGATGCGCCACTATTTTCGCCCCAACTTCTGGCCGACGACCCACGATATCAACCCGCCCAGCCTGCAAACGGGTCACGAGCCGCAGTACCTGATCCGGTACTTCCTGGCGGCAACGCTGTCGAGCAACTACGGTATCTACGGTCCGTCATTCGAGCTGATGGAGCACACACCTTTTCCGGGGAAAGAAGAGTTTCTGAATTCCGAGAAGTACGAAATCCGGTACTGGAACTGGGAGAAAACCAACAAGCTGACGTACCTGATTTCGCTGGTCAACCGGATCCGGAAGGAAAATGCCGCCCTGCAAACGACCAACAACCTGACGTTCTGCTCGGTCAACGACGACGCCATTATGGCCTATCTGAAAGTATCAGGTGCCAACAAACTGGTTGTGGTTGTCAATACTGACGCCTACCAGCGTCGGGCGGCTATGGTGCAGGTACCCATCTGGCAACTGGGCATCAGCCCGGACCAGTCATATACCGTGCATGACCTGCTGACGGGGGCCTATTATACCTGGAAGGGCGAGTACAACTACGTCGAGCTTGACCCCTATGTGTTACCCATGCACCTGCTCCGAATCGAGTTGTAG